In Candidatus Hydrogenedentota bacterium, one genomic interval encodes:
- a CDS encoding GxxExxY protein, whose product MEFDQLSSRVIGCGIEVHKELGPGLLESTYKFCFSHELSLQGIPHRIEDPVTVYYKGIEVECGYRIDILVDDTLVVELKSVSELLPIHEAQLLTYMRLAKKPVGLLMNFNEIRLKDGIKRMVL is encoded by the coding sequence ATGGAATTTGATCAACTTTCGAGTCGCGTGATTGGTTGCGGAATCGAGGTCCACAAGGAACTTGGACCCGGGCTGCTGGAATCAACGTACAAGTTCTGCTTTTCGCATGAGCTGAGTTTGCAGGGCATCCCGCATCGCATCGAAGACCCCGTGACGGTCTATTACAAGGGAATCGAGGTGGAATGCGGCTACCGGATCGACATCCTGGTAGACGATACGCTGGTGGTAGAGTTGAAGAGTGTCTCTGAATTACTCCCAATTCACGAAGCCCAGTTGTTGACCTATATGCGGCTCGCGAAAAAGCCGGTAGGACTGCTAATGAATTTCAACGAAATCCGCTTGAAAGATGGCATTAAGCGCATGGTATTGTAG
- a CDS encoding DUF1549 domain-containing protein has translation MLVLGLFAPLGRSILYPIVSKSLIFIALFPPLAFAGAAPVEFTRDVLPILAAKCFNCHGPDGEMRKAGLRLDERAGLFEPLKSGAVAVAPGDPAASLLHERITAADPEDRMPPPDAPKPLTKAEIETLARWIAEGAPWSGHWAFEPLRAPPVPQIAGDTWSRGPIDRFIRAAQEERGLSPAPEADRRTLIRRLSFDLLGLPPTPEEVEAFVNDERPDAYERLVDTLLASPRYGERWARHWLDVAHYADTHGYDKDKRREHAWPYRDYVINALNADKPYGQFIREQIAGDALYPADPQATVALGFLAAGPWDFVGHVELREGTIDKAITRNLDRDDMVSTAMAAINSLTVGCARCHDHKFDPISQEDYYSLQAVFAGVERADRIYDEDPAVHQRRQAIIGERDRLQQADAAYRKRIDALESPELAALAEALKPIEERLNALKKSESPSNGYHSAIESKADAVKWVQIDLGAPVAIDRIRLIAARPVDFTDTPGFGFPVRFKLEAADEPGFTDPIVLLDQTAEDHPARTDQPFTLETGGVKARYVRMTATRLWKRLEDYVFALAELEVYGGGENVARDKPVTALDSIDQGRWHTAHLVDGYDSHRRIGELTEGDPRGDAIAGLERAAAALREESEALRLAMLPEGDRAAYLENRTALAEVNAAWDALPEPRRVYAAANRFPRQGNFTAPDGMRDIHLLLRGSEKTPGPLVGPGAVGCLPGLESRFELPEGHDESERRAALAKWLTREENALTWRSIVNRVWHYHFGQGIVATPNDFGRMGAPPTHPELLDWLARGFLENGQSLKWLHREIVTSATYRQTSGHNPAFATIDGSNQYLWRMNRRQLEAEALRDAILAASGALDLTMGGPGVDFFVFEDDHSPRYKYAEYDPADPAGYRRSIYRFVVRSVPDPFMTSMDCADPSQSVPVRNETLTAIQALALLNNAAIVRQAAIFADRLAADADTVPAQLGRAFQLALNRAPSDSELEVLSPYAEEHGLAAACRVILNSNEFMFVD, from the coding sequence ATGCTGGTTTTGGGCCTGTTCGCTCCACTCGGGAGATCAATCTTGTACCCAATTGTCTCAAAGTCCCTGATATTCATCGCCCTGTTTCCTCCGCTGGCGTTCGCCGGCGCTGCGCCGGTGGAGTTTACGCGCGACGTGCTGCCGATTCTTGCGGCGAAGTGTTTCAATTGCCACGGGCCGGATGGCGAAATGCGCAAGGCGGGCCTGCGCCTGGATGAGCGGGCGGGCCTGTTTGAGCCGCTGAAGTCGGGGGCGGTGGCGGTGGCGCCGGGCGATCCGGCAGCGAGCCTGCTCCACGAGCGCATCACGGCGGCCGATCCCGAGGATCGAATGCCGCCGCCGGACGCGCCGAAGCCGCTGACGAAGGCCGAGATCGAGACCCTGGCGCGCTGGATTGCGGAGGGCGCGCCGTGGTCGGGCCACTGGGCCTTTGAGCCGCTTCGGGCGCCGCCGGTTCCTCAAATCGCGGGGGACACGTGGTCGCGCGGTCCGATTGACCGGTTCATCCGCGCGGCGCAGGAGGAGCGGGGCCTCTCGCCGGCGCCCGAGGCGGATCGGCGGACATTGATCCGGCGGCTTTCGTTTGATCTCCTGGGCCTCCCTCCCACCCCCGAGGAGGTGGAGGCGTTCGTGAACGACGAGCGGCCGGACGCGTACGAACGGCTGGTGGATACACTGCTGGCGTCGCCACGCTATGGCGAGCGCTGGGCGCGGCACTGGCTCGACGTGGCGCACTACGCGGACACACACGGTTACGACAAGGACAAGCGCCGGGAGCATGCCTGGCCGTACCGGGACTACGTGATCAACGCGCTGAACGCGGACAAGCCGTATGGCCAGTTTATCCGCGAGCAAATCGCAGGGGACGCGCTCTACCCGGCGGATCCGCAGGCGACGGTGGCGCTGGGCTTTCTCGCGGCGGGGCCGTGGGACTTTGTGGGGCACGTGGAATTGCGCGAGGGCACGATCGACAAGGCAATCACGCGGAATCTGGACCGGGACGACATGGTGAGCACGGCCATGGCGGCAATCAACAGCCTGACCGTGGGCTGCGCGCGCTGCCACGACCATAAGTTCGACCCCATCAGCCAGGAGGACTACTACAGTTTGCAGGCGGTGTTCGCGGGGGTGGAGCGGGCGGACCGGATCTATGACGAGGACCCGGCGGTCCACCAGCGGCGGCAGGCGATCATTGGAGAACGGGATCGTTTGCAGCAAGCCGACGCCGCCTACCGGAAACGCATTGACGCGCTGGAATCGCCGGAACTGGCGGCGCTGGCGGAGGCGCTGAAACCGATCGAGGAACGGCTGAACGCGCTGAAGAAGTCGGAGAGCCCGAGCAACGGCTACCACAGCGCCATCGAATCGAAGGCGGACGCTGTGAAATGGGTGCAGATCGACCTGGGCGCGCCGGTGGCGATCGATCGCATCCGGCTGATCGCGGCGCGGCCGGTGGACTTCACCGATACGCCGGGATTCGGGTTTCCGGTCCGCTTCAAGCTGGAAGCCGCGGACGAACCGGGCTTCACCGATCCGATCGTCCTGCTCGATCAGACCGCGGAGGACCATCCCGCGCGGACGGACCAGCCCTTTACGCTGGAAACCGGCGGCGTCAAGGCGCGCTACGTGCGGATGACCGCCACGCGGCTGTGGAAACGGCTGGAGGACTACGTTTTCGCGCTGGCGGAGCTGGAGGTCTACGGCGGCGGCGAGAATGTGGCCCGGGATAAGCCGGTGACAGCGCTGGACTCGATCGATCAGGGGCGCTGGCATACGGCGCACCTCGTGGACGGCTACGACAGCCACCGGCGCATCGGGGAACTAACCGAGGGCGACCCGCGCGGGGACGCCATCGCCGGGCTGGAGCGCGCGGCGGCCGCGCTGCGCGAAGAAAGCGAGGCGCTGCGGCTTGCGATGCTTCCGGAGGGCGATCGCGCGGCGTATCTGGAAAATCGGACGGCGCTGGCGGAGGTGAACGCGGCATGGGACGCGCTCCCGGAGCCGCGGCGGGTGTACGCGGCGGCGAACCGCTTCCCGCGCCAGGGCAACTTCACAGCGCCGGACGGCATGCGCGACATTCACCTGCTCCTGCGCGGGAGCGAGAAGACGCCGGGCCCGCTGGTGGGTCCCGGCGCGGTGGGGTGTCTGCCGGGCCTGGAGAGCCGCTTCGAACTGCCCGAGGGCCACGATGAATCCGAACGCCGCGCGGCGCTGGCGAAGTGGCTCACGCGCGAGGAGAACGCGCTGACCTGGCGGTCCATCGTCAACCGCGTGTGGCACTACCATTTCGGCCAGGGCATCGTGGCCACGCCGAACGACTTCGGGCGGATGGGCGCGCCGCCGACCCACCCGGAACTGCTGGACTGGCTGGCGCGCGGCTTTCTGGAAAATGGGCAGTCGCTGAAGTGGCTGCACCGGGAAATCGTGACGAGCGCGACGTATCGCCAGACCTCCGGGCACAATCCCGCCTTTGCGACCATCGACGGGAGCAACCAATACCTGTGGCGGATGAACCGGCGGCAGCTGGAGGCGGAGGCCCTGCGCGACGCCATCCTCGCCGCGAGCGGCGCGCTGGACCTCACCATGGGCGGCCCGGGCGTGGATTTCTTCGTGTTCGAGGACGATCACTCGCCGCGCTACAAGTATGCCGAATACGACCCGGCGGACCCGGCGGGCTACCGGCGATCGATCTACCGCTTCGTGGTGCGGAGCGTGCCCGACCCCTTCATGACGAGCATGGACTGCGCGGACCCGTCGCAAAGCGTGCCGGTGCGCAACGAGACGCTGACGGCCATCCAGGCGCTGGCGCTGCTGAACAACGCCGCGATCGTGCGGCAGGCGGCGATCTTCGCGGACCGGCTCGCGGCGGACGCGGACACCGTGCCCGCGCAGCTTGGCCGGGCCTTCCAGCTGGCGCTGAACCGGGCGCCGTCGGACAGCGAACTGGAAGTGCTCTCGCCCTACGCGGAGGAACACGGCCTGGCGGCGGCGTGCCGGGTGATCTTGAACAGCAATGAGTTTATGTTTGTGGATTGA
- a CDS encoding beta-galactosidase trimerization domain-containing protein, whose translation MQWRIARVQCYFWVFLAASIMLALTLFARADIPPGPELLDAEHALSMEFETPHTKWAKPYAQGTTRVLFFAPWYQGGTECREMIELMQRFDLDADAVYCFPPGDRLVGDGDPRWYGDPELATKRLLRLLETPYDVIFMNQIPLAKLNDTAKAAVLAALERGTGLVYVGNERTGEEAAWGADAFTPQDQARNLQAGQFPTDADRQWMPSGLAYKRLYSYGKSRIIHLFPREALTYEAGWEARFDYRMEHQGRALLWAAGKLPQGFLGIGNNPIEMLPPEMAEAARKAMRFSVASGASGEPTRTIGPEGTGGRFNPDVPWVLHWGGLPPETRLTVRIRDGVSYEREIVTQEAEGTGLLPLEIPWLRSGAYYVETSAQKDGRVLTWAGADLFVTTGREIGALDLDRDWAEIGERIEGAILVDDMRAGDAVVVRVYDGANRLLSEAPATLEAGGAARFSVEVPAWFPMLVRVEAVLANGGYEFDTAHAMVRITNRKRDQFHFVLWNAHTTDLAPYGAQAMARYGVTSVLQNNPLPALSAANLAFVPYAASFRASSHSLLAMLDENGVLKSGCVHDEEGMAKFVAETVARADDARKMGTFVYSLGDENAVRAGCLSDHCRVAYQNYLRDEVYGGIEALNASWGTRFASFDEVDADSAGDLPAADAPSWFREFYAQRLVKNETDDHVTSAKQIEMGDINDEMRALQRENFARWYDRQDFQNWSYVQWCKRFVKAFKEIDPHALTGFEGTDSFSIRRLTTRSRQGGDIDLFMREMEYFGPYNDPASEVVRSLAKGAFPRGNWIGYSMDPDVELGYYWGQITNGFNAVQWWRLDNVGQGYHGFLAPDLAPSPTSRALIEDTRIVREGLGDLLMRYTMETDGVAMLYSLPSTYIAHFDGNPSYGLYVRDHERWIEALHNAGVQFDYVTDRQLRLGEFDASKYKVLILPLAFAIGDKEADVIRAFVQGGGTLIADLRPGLYNDRCKPREEGALDDLFGVKRTGKQNAVELDRMRVQGELNGAPLYMEWGNWYGKDIYPQMHTDPAVELTTGEALGWNFPIHFHHGLKYPAAVVNDHGDGRAILLNFGVYYAPMEDLLPGLLAVGGVEPAVRVRAASGESADRAVARLLDEQEQTPATAPGNEEMQLPHPRGLEVTRWRDGDVELIALLDDVDRDVTVSLPAPRFVYDLRAGKALGHVREFKAALRKARASFYALLPEESAAPVLELQGSAEQDAPVRIVIQANGGGARAIQLALRQPDGATATWAPGHVIADEGSGAVALPFALNDPRGAWVLEARDLFSGLANTVRLTRP comes from the coding sequence ATGCAGTGGCGCATAGCGCGGGTACAGTGTTATTTCTGGGTATTCCTTGCAGCCTCGATTATGCTCGCCTTGACCCTCTTCGCCCGCGCCGACATACCCCCCGGCCCCGAACTGCTCGACGCCGAGCACGCCCTCTCCATGGAGTTCGAAACGCCGCATACGAAGTGGGCGAAGCCCTACGCGCAAGGCACGACGCGCGTGCTCTTCTTCGCGCCGTGGTACCAGGGCGGGACCGAATGCCGCGAAATGATCGAGCTGATGCAACGCTTCGATCTGGACGCCGACGCGGTCTACTGCTTCCCGCCCGGCGACCGCCTGGTGGGCGACGGCGATCCGCGCTGGTATGGCGATCCGGAGCTGGCCACGAAACGCCTGCTGCGGCTCCTCGAAACGCCGTACGACGTGATTTTCATGAACCAGATTCCGCTGGCGAAGCTGAACGACACGGCGAAAGCCGCCGTGCTCGCGGCGCTGGAGCGGGGAACCGGGCTGGTGTATGTGGGCAACGAGCGAACTGGCGAGGAAGCAGCTTGGGGCGCGGATGCCTTTACCCCGCAGGACCAGGCGCGAAACCTGCAAGCGGGCCAGTTCCCAACAGATGCGGACCGGCAGTGGATGCCTTCCGGCTTGGCGTATAAGCGGCTCTACAGCTACGGGAAGTCGCGAATCATCCACTTGTTTCCCCGTGAGGCGCTCACGTATGAAGCCGGCTGGGAAGCACGATTCGATTATCGGATGGAGCACCAGGGGCGCGCGCTTCTCTGGGCTGCCGGCAAGCTCCCCCAGGGATTCCTCGGTATCGGGAACAACCCCATCGAAATGCTCCCGCCGGAAATGGCCGAGGCCGCGCGCAAGGCGATGCGGTTTTCTGTCGCGAGCGGCGCCTCCGGAGAGCCCACCAGAACGATAGGTCCCGAAGGCACAGGCGGGCGCTTCAATCCCGACGTGCCATGGGTCCTGCATTGGGGCGGACTGCCGCCCGAGACACGGCTGACGGTGCGTATCCGCGACGGCGTTTCCTATGAACGCGAGATCGTGACGCAGGAGGCGGAAGGCACGGGCCTTCTCCCGTTGGAAATTCCATGGCTCCGCAGTGGTGCGTACTACGTCGAAACGAGCGCGCAAAAGGACGGCCGTGTGCTCACCTGGGCGGGCGCCGATCTGTTCGTGACGACCGGTCGGGAGATCGGCGCGCTCGATCTCGACCGCGACTGGGCCGAAATCGGCGAACGCATCGAGGGCGCCATCCTGGTGGATGACATGCGTGCCGGTGATGCGGTAGTGGTTCGCGTCTATGATGGCGCCAACCGGCTCCTGAGCGAGGCGCCCGCGACGCTGGAAGCGGGGGGCGCGGCAAGATTTTCCGTGGAAGTGCCCGCCTGGTTTCCCATGCTCGTCCGTGTGGAGGCGGTGCTGGCGAACGGCGGATACGAATTCGATACCGCGCACGCCATGGTCCGCATCACCAACCGAAAACGCGATCAGTTCCACTTCGTCCTGTGGAATGCGCACACCACCGATCTCGCCCCCTACGGCGCGCAGGCCATGGCGCGCTACGGCGTCACCTCCGTATTGCAGAACAATCCGCTCCCGGCGCTGTCGGCGGCGAATCTCGCCTTTGTGCCCTATGCCGCAAGTTTCCGCGCGAGCAGCCACTCCCTGCTCGCCATGCTGGACGAGAATGGCGTCTTGAAGTCCGGTTGCGTGCATGACGAGGAAGGCATGGCGAAGTTCGTGGCGGAAACCGTCGCGCGCGCGGACGACGCACGCAAAATGGGAACCTTCGTCTACTCGCTGGGCGACGAAAACGCCGTGCGCGCCGGCTGCCTGAGCGATCATTGCCGCGTGGCGTATCAGAACTACCTCCGCGACGAGGTCTACGGCGGCATCGAGGCGCTGAACGCCTCCTGGGGCACGCGGTTCGCCTCCTTCGACGAAGTCGACGCCGATTCCGCGGGGGATCTGCCCGCCGCGGACGCACCCTCGTGGTTCCGGGAGTTCTACGCGCAACGGCTCGTGAAAAACGAGACCGACGACCACGTAACCAGCGCAAAACAGATTGAGATGGGCGACATCAACGACGAAATGCGCGCGCTGCAACGGGAGAATTTCGCGCGCTGGTACGACCGGCAGGATTTCCAGAACTGGTCCTACGTGCAGTGGTGCAAGCGCTTCGTGAAGGCCTTCAAGGAAATCGACCCGCACGCGCTCACCGGATTTGAGGGCACCGACAGCTTCAGCATCCGCCGCCTGACCACGCGCTCGCGCCAGGGCGGGGATATCGACCTCTTCATGCGCGAGATGGAGTACTTCGGCCCCTACAACGACCCCGCCAGCGAGGTGGTCCGCTCGCTGGCGAAGGGAGCCTTCCCGCGCGGCAACTGGATCGGCTACAGCATGGATCCCGACGTTGAACTCGGCTACTACTGGGGGCAGATCACCAACGGCTTTAACGCGGTTCAATGGTGGCGCCTGGACAACGTGGGCCAGGGCTACCACGGCTTCCTGGCGCCCGACCTGGCGCCCTCCCCGACCTCCCGCGCCCTCATCGAGGACACCCGAATCGTGCGGGAGGGACTCGGCGACCTGCTCATGCGCTACACCATGGAGACGGACGGCGTCGCGATGCTCTACAGCCTGCCATCCACCTATATCGCCCATTTCGACGGCAACCCGTCCTACGGGCTCTACGTGCGCGACCACGAGCGGTGGATTGAGGCGCTCCACAACGCGGGCGTCCAGTTCGACTATGTCACGGACCGCCAGTTGCGCCTCGGCGAGTTTGACGCCTCAAAGTACAAGGTGCTCATTCTGCCACTCGCTTTCGCCATTGGCGACAAGGAAGCCGATGTTATCCGCGCCTTCGTCCAGGGCGGGGGGACGCTCATCGCGGACCTGCGCCCCGGGCTCTACAACGACCGCTGCAAGCCCCGAGAGGAAGGCGCGCTGGACGATCTGTTCGGCGTCAAGCGTACGGGAAAACAGAACGCGGTCGAGCTGGACCGCATGCGCGTGCAGGGCGAATTGAACGGCGCGCCGCTGTACATGGAGTGGGGGAACTGGTACGGGAAAGACATCTACCCCCAGATGCACACCGACCCGGCCGTTGAACTGACCACCGGCGAGGCGCTCGGCTGGAATTTCCCGATCCACTTTCACCACGGCCTGAAGTATCCCGCCGCCGTGGTGAACGATCACGGCGACGGGCGCGCGATCCTCCTGAATTTCGGCGTGTACTATGCGCCGATGGAAGATCTGCTCCCGGGCCTGCTGGCCGTGGGCGGCGTGGAGCCGGCGGTGCGCGTCCGTGCCGCGTCGGGCGAATCCGCGGATCGCGCCGTGGCCCGCCTCCTCGACGAGCAGGAGCAGACGCCCGCCACCGCGCCGGGGAACGAAGAGATGCAGTTGCCTCATCCCCGGGGCCTGGAAGTGACCCGCTGGCGCGACGGAGATGTCGAACTGATCGCCCTGCTGGATGATGTGGACCGAGACGTCACGGTCTCTCTCCCGGCGCCGCGCTTCGTATACGACCTGCGCGCCGGAAAGGCCCTCGGCCACGTCCGGGAATTCAAAGCCGCGCTGCGCAAGGCGCGCGCCAGCTTCTACGCGCTGCTGCCGGAGGAGTCCGCCGCACCCGTGCTGGAATTGCAGGGAAGCGCGGAACAGGATGCGCCGGTCCGAATCGTGATCCAGGCAAATGGCGGCGGCGCCCGGGCGATTCAACTCGCGCTACGCCAGCCGGACGGCGCCACCGCAACGTGGGCCCCCGGACACGTGATCGCCGATGAGGGTAGCGGCGCCGTTGCCCTGCCGTTCGCCCTGAATGACCCTCGGGGCGCGTGGGTCCTGGAGGCGCGGGACCTGTTCAGCGGGCTCGCCAACACCGTCCGCCTGACACGGCCATAG
- the pstB gene encoding phosphate ABC transporter ATP-binding protein, which translates to MILMRESRPGSVLTARTERAERVVEASINRLYYGTFLAVRDTHLAIEKGAVTALIGPSGCGKSTVLRCLNRMNDLIPGFRLEGTVRFLGRDIYEPAIDPVAVRRHIGMIFQQPNPFAMSIYNNVAFGLKINRIGGDRAERVEMALRGAALWDEVKDKLHTSALSLSGGQQQRLCIARAIATEPEVLLMDEPCSALDPIATRRIEELIGELKRRYTIVIVTHNLQQARRVADKTGFLNVDTSSGCRTGFLVEFGDTEQLFQDARDAQTQAYLRGDFG; encoded by the coding sequence ATGATACTCATGCGTGAATCACGGCCCGGCAGCGTGCTTACAGCGCGCACGGAGCGGGCGGAACGTGTGGTCGAGGCGTCCATCAACCGCCTGTACTACGGAACGTTCCTGGCGGTGCGCGACACGCACCTGGCGATAGAGAAGGGCGCGGTCACAGCGCTTATCGGGCCTTCGGGCTGCGGCAAGAGCACGGTGCTCCGCTGCCTGAACCGGATGAACGACCTGATTCCCGGATTCCGCCTGGAGGGAACGGTGCGCTTCCTCGGGCGGGACATCTACGAACCGGCGATCGATCCGGTCGCGGTGCGGCGGCACATCGGGATGATCTTCCAGCAGCCGAATCCCTTCGCGATGAGCATTTACAACAATGTCGCGTTCGGCCTGAAGATCAACCGCATCGGCGGCGACCGCGCGGAACGGGTGGAAATGGCGCTGCGCGGAGCGGCGCTGTGGGACGAGGTGAAGGACAAGCTGCACACGAGCGCGCTTTCGCTTTCCGGCGGCCAGCAGCAGCGGCTGTGCATCGCGCGGGCGATCGCGACGGAGCCGGAAGTGCTCCTGATGGATGAGCCGTGCTCCGCGCTGGACCCGATCGCCACGCGGCGCATCGAGGAGCTAATCGGCGAACTCAAGCGGCGCTATACGATTGTGATCGTGACGCACAACCTGCAGCAGGCGCGGCGGGTGGCGGACAAGACGGGCTTCCTGAACGTGGACACGAGCAGCGGCTGCCGCACCGGGTTCCTGGTGGAATTCGGGGACACCGAGCAACTGTTTCAAGACGCGCGGGATGCGCAGACGCAGGCCTACCTCCGCGGCGACTTCGGCTGA
- the pstA gene encoding phosphate ABC transporter permease PstA gives MSAITVHDTRCLERSLGSRRTLVNALLTGLTALLTAAALTPLMAVLIMLLYRGSQRLDLAALTQLPPPPMQPGGGIGNAIAGTLAMTGLAAMIAVPAGILGAIYLAEIAPESRLARTTRSAAKVLSGLPAILAGVFTYGAFVLFTGGYSAVAGGIALAILMLPTVVLAAEEALRAVPNSMKQAAAGLGATQFQYVWMVLLPAAWPGVLTGVMLAVARAAGETAPLLFTALFSNYWLAPGGQPDLMQPTASLAVLIYNFSGVPFQNQVDLAWTAALVLVLIVLAANLGAQAIARRYRH, from the coding sequence ATGAGCGCAATCACCGTGCACGATACCCGATGCCTGGAGCGATCGCTGGGGAGCCGACGCACGCTGGTGAACGCACTGCTGACTGGTTTGACGGCGCTGCTGACGGCGGCCGCGCTGACCCCACTGATGGCGGTGCTGATCATGCTGCTTTATCGCGGCAGCCAGCGCCTGGACCTGGCGGCGCTGACGCAGTTGCCCCCGCCGCCGATGCAGCCGGGCGGCGGTATTGGCAACGCGATCGCGGGTACCCTCGCGATGACCGGGCTCGCGGCGATGATCGCCGTTCCCGCCGGCATCCTGGGGGCGATCTACCTGGCGGAGATCGCGCCGGAGAGCCGCTTGGCGCGCACAACGCGATCCGCGGCGAAGGTCCTTTCCGGCCTGCCGGCCATTCTTGCCGGCGTGTTCACCTACGGCGCGTTTGTGCTGTTCACGGGCGGGTATTCGGCGGTGGCCGGCGGGATCGCGCTGGCGATTCTGATGCTTCCCACCGTGGTGCTGGCGGCGGAGGAGGCGCTGCGCGCTGTGCCGAACTCGATGAAACAGGCCGCGGCGGGGCTTGGCGCGACGCAGTTCCAGTATGTCTGGATGGTGCTGCTTCCGGCGGCGTGGCCCGGTGTGCTGACGGGGGTGATGCTTGCGGTGGCGCGGGCGGCGGGCGAGACGGCGCCGCTGCTGTTCACTGCGCTGTTCAGCAATTACTGGCTGGCGCCGGGCGGGCAACCCGACCTGATGCAGCCGACGGCCTCGCTTGCGGTACTGATTTACAACTTCTCCGGCGTGCCGTTTCAGAACCAGGTGGACCTGGCATGGACGGCGGCCCTGGTGCTCGTGCTGATCGTGCTTGCGGCCAACCTGGGGGCCCAGGCGATCGCGCGGCGCTACCGCCACTAG
- the pstC gene encoding phosphate ABC transporter permease subunit PstC: MSLSKPPTRGQRTANTLLRAASRSAACALLLLVIAIALTIGAEAYPAIRQHGLGFLLGREWDANTNTYGILPEIWGTLYSSLLALGLASVSGIAVAIFITEGYLATTLTALLVRFGARDNGLWSGLPARAEHVLRTLIQLLAAIPSVVYGLWGIFVVIPAIRPACNAIHEAIGGIPFFGTPLSGPGILPAAIVLSIMILPTIAAIATDALHAVPRRVREASLGLGATRWETLLHVVLPSASTGLFGAVVLAFGRALGETMALAMLVGNASAISLSLFSPANTLAALLANSFPEAGATELPALMYAALALLCITLLVNMMGTAIMQRATRYEGSRA, translated from the coding sequence ATGAGCCTGTCCAAACCGCCAACACGGGGGCAACGTACGGCGAACACCCTGCTTCGCGCCGCCAGCCGTTCGGCCGCGTGCGCGCTTTTGCTGCTCGTTATCGCCATCGCGCTCACGATTGGCGCCGAGGCATATCCGGCCATACGCCAACACGGTTTGGGCTTCCTGCTGGGTCGTGAGTGGGACGCGAACACGAACACCTACGGCATCCTTCCGGAGATCTGGGGCACGCTGTACAGTTCCCTGCTCGCGCTCGGGCTGGCGTCGGTTTCGGGCATCGCGGTGGCGATCTTCATCACCGAGGGCTATCTCGCGACCACGCTCACGGCTCTGCTCGTGCGATTCGGGGCGCGGGACAACGGGCTCTGGTCGGGCCTTCCGGCGCGCGCGGAGCATGTGCTGCGGACGCTTATCCAGCTGCTTGCGGCGATCCCCAGCGTGGTGTATGGCCTGTGGGGCATCTTTGTGGTTATTCCGGCCATCCGCCCCGCCTGCAATGCGATCCACGAAGCGATCGGGGGCATTCCGTTCTTTGGGACGCCGCTGAGCGGCCCGGGCATCCTGCCGGCCGCTATCGTGCTGTCCATTATGATTCTGCCGACCATCGCGGCCATCGCAACCGACGCGCTGCACGCCGTTCCGCGTCGGGTGCGCGAGGCGTCGCTGGGCCTCGGCGCGACGCGCTGGGAAACGCTGCTGCATGTGGTGCTGCCGAGCGCCTCCACGGGCCTTTTCGGTGCAGTGGTGCTGGCGTTCGGGCGCGCGCTGGGCGAGACGATGGCGCTGGCGATGCTGGTGGGGAACGCGAGCGCGATCAGCCTCTCTCTCTTCTCGCCGGCGAACACGCTCGCGGCGCTTCTGGCGAACAGCTTTCCGGAGGCGGGGGCAACGGAACTGCCGGCGCTGATGTACGCCGCGCTGGCGCTGCTTTGCATCACGCTGCTGGTCAACATGATGGGCACGGCGATCATGCAGCGCGCGACACGCTATGAGGGGAGCCGCGCATGA